Part of the Haloarcula laminariae genome is shown below.
CCATGCCGCCCATGTCGCCGTCGCCCTGTTGCATCTGTTTCATCATCCGCTCCATGTCGCCGTCGCCCATCCCCTGGAACTGCTTGAGCATCTGGGACATCTGCTTGTGCTGTTCGAGCAGTTCGCGAACGCGCTCCTCGGGCTTGCCCGACCCCGCACAGATGCGCTCGGTCCGGGACTGGCCGATGATGCGCGGGTTCTCCAGTTCCTCCTCGGTCATCGAGTCCATGATGACGTCGAAATCCCGCATCCGCTCCTGGGTGACGTCCATCGCGTCGTCGGGCAGCTGGTCCATCAGCCCGCCGCCCATCCCCGGAATCATGTCCATCACCTGGTCGAGGGGGCCCATGTTGTTCATCGTCTCCATCTGCTTGCGCATGTCCTTGAGCGTGAAGCTCCCCTCCAGCATCTGCTCGGGGTCCCACTCCTCCTCGTCCTCGCCCGTCTCCTGCATCGCCCGCTCGACGCGCTCGGTGAGCTGTTTCAGGTCGCCCATCCCGAGCAGCCGGGAGATAAAGCCCGACGGCTCGAAGCGCTCGATGTCCTTGACCGTCTCACCCGAGCCCAGGAAGGCGATGGTCGAGTCGGTCTCGTCGACGGCGGCGAGTGCGCCCCCACCTTTGGCCGTCCCGTCGAGCTTGGTGATGACGACGCCGTCGATGCCGATGGCATCCTGGAAGTCGGCGGCCTGGCTCTTTGCGCTCTGGCCCATCGCGGCGTCGAGCACCAGCAGGTTCCGGTCGGGCTTGACCTCGTCCTCGATGCGCTCTATCTGCTCGATGAGCTCCTCGTTCAGCCCGTCGCGACCCGCCGTGTCCACGATGCGAACGTCGGCCTCGTCGGTCGCGTCCAGCCCGTCGCGGGCGATTTTCACCGGGTCGTCCTCGTCGGGGTCGCCGTAGAAGTCGACCTCGGCGCGGTCGGCCATCTCCTTTGCCTGGTCGTAGGCGCCGGGGCGGTCGGTGTCGGTCTGGATGATGGCCGGCCGCAGCCCCTTCGTCGAGAACCACCACGCCATCTTGGCGGCGGTGGTCGTCTTCCCCGAGCCGTAGAGGCCGGCGAGCATGATGGTCTGCTCTTCGAGGGGCAGGTCCGTCGACTCGCCGACCATATCGACCAGCTCCTCGTAGACGATTCGCAGCACCCAATCCCGCGGTGTCGTGCCCGCTGGCGGCTCTTCCTCCAGGGCGCGGGTCTCGATGTTGTCCGACAGCTCCTGGACCAGCGCCACGTCGACGTCCGCCTGCAACAGCGACCGCTGAATCTCCTTGACGATGTCCTCGATGTCCTCCTCGGAGATGCGGGACTTCCCCCTGAGGTTGTCTAAGGTCCCCCGAAGGGAGCTTCCGAGATTGTCGAGTACCATTGTTACCACCCGCTAGACGACCACGCGGGTAAAACACTGCGGTCCGACCTTTTTCCCGGTCGCCCTTCCTCGCGCGCTCTCCGAGCGCGCTGTGGGAGGTGCGTGGCGGCTCTGCCGCCACGTCGTTCGGTTGCGGGCCACGGCCCGCAACCGGCTCCCGGCAAAAACGTCGATGAAAAAGGCCGGAATCGCCGACTCACGGCTTCGCCGTTCGTCAACGCGGTCGCAAGCGACCGCGCTTGCGGCGATTCCGGGGAACCGGCGGCTCCGCCGCCGGATGCTCTCACCGACAGCCTGCCCTCCCCCGTCGGAGTGGCCCGGAGGCCGCTCCCGGCCACCGCGACCACGAAGCTACTGTCGGGTATCGCTCCGCTCCCAGCGCCCTCAGTTGACCTCGTTGTACATCTCGTCTATCATCTCGTCGAGGTCGGGGTTGCCGCCGCCCGGTTGCTGGGGCGTGTAGCTGAACTCGCCCTTGCCGTCGGGGGCCTCGCCCTGGGTCCACGGCTGTTCGGGGTCCGCGCGCTCCTCGCGGGCGGTGGACATGAACGCGTAGTTGAACTCCTGGTTCTCCTTTGACTGGTCGAAGCTGTTCGGGACGGGCCGTTGCTCGCCGAGCGCGTCGAGGGCGGCGTGCCACTGGTTCTGGTGCATCGTGTCCCTGGCGATGAGGTATTCGAGCATGTCCTTCATCCCGGGGTCGTCGGTGAACTCGTAGAGCCGCGTCGCGAGCAGCCGACCGGTCGATTCGGCCATGATGTTCGCGTACATGTCGGCGGCGAGGTTGCCCGAGGCGACGACGTACCCCCCGGTGAAGGGGACGCCGTTGCTGTCGACCGGCATGGCGTGCAGTCCCGAGGAGAGCGCCTGTCGGGGCTGTCCGGAGCGCATCATCTCGTCGATGACGGCGTCCTCGCGGGCGGCCTCGCGGGCCTCGTCGGAGGCCCCTTCGAGGTTCTTCGCGACTGCCGTCGCGAGCATCTCGATGTGCCCCAGCTCCTCGGTGGCCGTCTCCATCAGGAACTGCCGCATCTCCGCTTTCTCGGCGGGGACGGCGAAGGCCTGGAACATGTACTGCAGGGCGACGCGCATCTCCCCCTCGGCGCCGCCGATGGCCTGCTGGAGCATCTTCGCGAACTGTGGGTCGGGCTCCTCGACCTCGACCTCGAACTGGAGTTCGTCGTCGTGGTAGAACACGTATCAACTGACGGAACGGACTGGAAAAAGCGGGTTGCCTGCATTTACCGGCGACAGGAGTCGGGACACCGCCGTGTGTGGCTACTCGGGCACTTTGGCGATAGTCGTGATTGCACGCGGACTGCCCGGCATCGACTGCGAGACCACCTTTTTCCGCCTCGGGTGCGCGTAGCGCACCGCTCGGCGCAAAAACGTGGGCGAAAAAGCGCCCGCTCGCGGTCGTATCTTATTCCGGAACCGTCGCGATAGTCGTAATTGCACGCGGACTGCCGGGCATCGACTGCTGGATGTGGTGTTCGAACTCCTCGAAGCCCGCTTCCCGGAACATCCGGTCGGCCTCTTCCTCGTCGTAGAACAGCATGATGGCGTCGGCCATCTTCTGGAAGACGCTGGAGTTGGGGTAGTCGGGGCCGACGATGAGGACCTTCCCGCCGGGCTTCGTGATGCGGCGGGCCTCTTCTAAGGCGTCGACGGGGTTGGGCCAGTACTCGATGGAGCCCGACGACCAGACGGCGTCGAAGCTGTCGTCCTTGAACGGCAGCCGCTCGGCGTCGCCCATGTGATACTGGACGCGTCCGAACCGGCCGAACTTCTGAAACGCCTTCGAGAGCTGGTGGGGGCTCTGGTCCAGCCCGTAGATGGTGTCGACGTGTTCGAGCAGTCCCTCGGTGGCGAAGCCGGTGCCACAGCCCACGTCCAGAACGCGGTCGTCCGGGTCGAGGTCCAGCATGTCGATGGCCTCGTCGCGCATCTCCTCGTTCCAGACGAACGGGTTGATCTGGTCGTACACCTTCGAGAGGTACTTGTAGAACGTCCGCGCCCGGGCTTTGTTCTCGAGGACTCCCATTGCCTACGGTTGGGTCTTACTGGTCATAATTCCCCGGTTTTCCCGCTGATTCTCTCCGTCGAGGCGGCTTTCGACACCGCGAAAACTTCGCAACTACCAAATAGCCGCTTGGGTTACGTTCGGACGATTAGAGAATGCCACGGCCAGAAGTTCTAGACCGGATAAAGGAGGCCGAGCAGGAGGCCGACGATATCGTCGCTGAGGCCGAGGAGGACCGCGAGGAGACTATCGCGGCGGCCCGAGAGGAGGCCGACGAGATTCGCGAACAGGCACGCGAGGACGCTGAGGCGTCGGCCCAGGAGCGCCTCGAAGACGCTCGCGAGGACATCGAGTCCGAGCGCGAGGCGCTCATCGAGGAGGGCGAATCGGCCCGCGAGGAGCTCGAACAGCAGGCCGAAGGCCGCGTTGACGAGGTGGTTGACTACGTGACAGACCTCTTCGAGGAGGCGGTACATGCTCAGACCTGAGAAGATGTGCCGCGTCTCGGTGGCGGGGTCGAAACGCGTCATGGGCTCCGTCGTCGAGGCGGTCCACGACCTCGATATGCTCCACGTCACGGAGTACGACGGCTCGTGGGACGGGTTCGAACCCGGCGACCCGGACGCGGGCGCCGACGAGGCCTCGGACCAGCTCGTCACGGTCCGTGCGCTCGAATCCATCCTCGACGTCGACGAGGACGACGCCGGCCCGACGCGGCTGGTCACCGACGAAGCGCTCGACGAGGACCTGGAGGAGGTCCGTTCTGAGGTCAACGAACTCGACGACCGACGCGACGCTATCCGCGACGACCTCCGCGAGGTCGAAGACGAGATAGCCACGATGGAGCCGTTCGTCCGGCTCGGCATCGACCTGGACCTGCTCCGGGGCTACGACACGCTCGCCGTGGCGGTCGGCGAGGGCGACGCCGAAGAGATCGAGGCCGCTCTCGACGAGAGCGAGATCGACGACTACGGGACCTTCGACGAGGACGGCATCGTCGCCGTCTTCGCGCGGGCCGACGAGGGGACGCTTCAGGACGCACTGGTCGGGGCGACGTTCTCCGCGCTGGTCGTCCCGGAGGGCGAGGGCGACCCGGCCGAGTACTTGGAGGAGCTGAACCACCGCAAACAGCAGCTCGAATCCAAGCTCACCACGGTCGAGAACGAGCTCGACGAGCTCCGACTGGACTACGCCGGCTTCCTGCTGGCCGCCGAGGAGAAGCTCTCCATCGAGGTCCAGAAGGCCGAGGCCCCCCTGACCTTCGCGACGACGGACAACGCCTTCATCGCGGAGGGGTGGATTCCCGACGACGAGTACGAGCTGTTCGAACAGCAGGTCGGGGCCGAGGTCGGCGAGGCCATCGACATCGAGAAGCTCGAAGTCGCAGAGTACGACAGCGACGGGCACGTCCACTCCCACGAGGAAGTCGAGGGTGAGGGCGGCCACGAGGACGAGACCGAAGACGACGCCGCCTTCGCCGACGAGGACGACAGCCGCGAAGCCGTCGCGGACGGCGGACACACGGCGTCGGCCGGCGGTATCGTCACGATGGGCGACCCCAGCCCGCCGGTCATCCAGGACAACCCCGGCGCGGCGAAACCCTTCGAGGCGCTCGTCGAGGTCGTCAGCCGTCCGAAGTACGGCGAGTTCGACCCGACGGTGTTTTTCTTCCTGACGTTCCCGGCCTTCTTCGGCTTCATGATCGGTGACCTCGGGTACGGGCTCCTGTATCTCCTGGCCGGCTACGGGCTCTACGCGACGATGGACAGCGACGTGCTGAAGAGCCTCGGCGGCGTCGCCATGTGGGCCGGCGGCTTCACGGCCCTATTCGGCGTGCTGTACGGCGAGGTCTTCGGCCTGCACCAGCTCGGCGAAATCGTCTGGGGCGGCCACCCGCCGATGCACAAGGGGCTCCAGCCCGCCTACGCCAACTACGGCCTGGCGTGGCTCACCATCGGCCTCCTGGCCGGCGTCGTCCACCTCGCCATCGGGTGGGTCCTCGACTTCATCGAGAACCTCGGCCACGGGCTCTGGGACGCGGTCACCGAGAGCGGGTCGTGGCTGCTGATGCTCTTTGGCCTGTGGGCCTGGGTGTTCTCGGGCGCCAACGGTACGGCACCCGACTTCCTCTACACGGCCGAGAGCGGCGTCTTCGCCGGACACCCGTACGCGCTGGGCTTTACCGGCGTTCCGGCCTTTGACCTGTTTACCATTCCGGTCATCGGCGCCCCGTTCTCCGCGTGGCTGGTGCCGTTCTTCGTCGGTGTCGTCCTGCTGTACCTGGCCGACCCGGTCGAGGTCGTCGAGTTCCTCAACGTCCTCGTGAACGTGCTCTCGTACACCCGACTGGCGGCGGTGTTGCTCGCGAAGGCCGGGATGGCCTTCGTGGTCAACCTGCTGTTCTTCGGCGCCTACGAGCACCACGGGGAGTGGCACTTCCTCATCAACCACGGTCCGGAATACGCCATCGCCGAGTACGGCGCAGAAGCCATCGTCTTCCCCGGGCTGATGCACTCGGGCATCGCCGGCGTCGTCGGCGGGCTGCTCGTGCTCGTCATCGGTCACGTGCTGGTGCTGGTCCTCGGCGTCACGAGCGCCGGACTGCAGGCCGTGCGTCTCGAGTACGTCGAGTTCTTCGGGAAGTTCTTCGAGGGCGGCGGAAAGCAGTACAACCCCTTCGGCTACGAACGGACGTACACGACCGACGACTGACCCTTTAGCACGGTTTTTTCCTTCGAGCGGACGAGCGGGAGGTATCCGACGACAACACCGGTTGCGAGTTATTACCAACCACCGATGGAAGCGGGCAGAACCGCCGGATAGCCTGCTGACGAACCGTTTTGGGAACCTTTATGAACTCCGTGGCGTCAGTTACGCCTGTTCGGACACGAGCAACTCCACAGAGGACTTCAACAATGATCGATACTATCGCACCCCTCGTCGGCACTGTACTACAAGAATCTTCGCCTGCAATCACGGGTCCCGGTGCTGCCGCACTCGCCGTCGGACTGGCCGCACTCGGTTCGGGCTACGCAGAGCGAGGTATCGGCTCGGCCGCGGTCGGCGCTATCGCGGAAGACGACAGCCTGTTCGGCCAGGGGCTCATCCTGACAGTCCTGCCGGAAACGCTCGTCATTCTCGCGCTGGTCGTCGTCTTCGTCGTCTAAACCACATCCCCTTTTTCAAACAATGAGCCTTGAAACAGTCGTAGAGGACATCCGAGACGAGGCCCGCGCACGTGCAGAGGAGATACGGGCGGACGCCGACGAGCGCGCCGAGGAGATTCGCGCCGAGGCCGAGGCCGACGCCGAGGAGATTCGCGAGGAGCGCGAGGCCGAGGTCGAGCGCGAAATCGACCAGGAGCGCGAACAGCGCCTCTCCTCTGCGAAGCTCGAGGCCAAGCAGGCCCGTCTGGGCGCCCGCAGGGACGTGCTCGAAGACGTCCGTGCGGACGTCGAGGCAGCCATCGCCGATCTCGAGGGCGACCGCCGCGAGGAGCTGACCCGCGAGCTGCTCGACGGCGCGGTCGCCGAGTTCGACGACGGCGCCGAGCTCCGGGTCCACGGTCGCGCCGATGACCGCTCGCTCATCGAGGATATCCTCACCGACTACGACGACGCGACGTTCGCCGGTGAACGGGAGTGTCTCGGCGGCGTGGTTGTCGAGAGCGAGACCTCCCGGGTCCGTGTGAACAACACGTTCGACTCCGTCCTGGAGTCGGTCTGGGAGGACAACCTGAAAGCAATCAGCGACCGCCTCTTCGACGACCAATGAGTCTGTACGGAACGGCATCGGGCGGCCGAAGCAGCAACTACGAGTACGTCATCGCCCGGGTGCGCTCCCGGCGCGGCTCGCTGTTCGACGACGACGACTACCGGAAACTGGTCCGCATGGGGACGAGCGAGATCGCTCGCTTCATGGAGGAGACCGAATACGAGACCGAGATGAACGCGCTCGGGGCCCGGTACAGCGGCTCGGACCTCGTCGAGTACGCGCTGAACCGCA
Proteins encoded:
- a CDS encoding F0F1 ATP synthase subunit C; protein product: MIDTIAPLVGTVLQESSPAITGPGAAALAVGLAALGSGYAERGIGSAAVGAIAEDDSLFGQGLILTVLPETLVILALVVVFVV
- a CDS encoding V-type ATP synthase subunit E, whose amino-acid sequence is MSLETVVEDIRDEARARAEEIRADADERAEEIRAEAEADAEEIREEREAEVEREIDQEREQRLSSAKLEAKQARLGARRDVLEDVRADVEAAIADLEGDRREELTRELLDGAVAEFDDGAELRVHGRADDRSLIEDILTDYDDATFAGERECLGGVVVESETSRVRVNNTFDSVLESVWEDNLKAISDRLFDDQ
- a CDS encoding signal recognition particle protein Srp54; its protein translation is MVLDNLGSSLRGTLDNLRGKSRISEEDIEDIVKEIQRSLLQADVDVALVQELSDNIETRALEEEPPAGTTPRDWVLRIVYEELVDMVGESTDLPLEEQTIMLAGLYGSGKTTTAAKMAWWFSTKGLRPAIIQTDTDRPGAYDQAKEMADRAEVDFYGDPDEDDPVKIARDGLDATDEADVRIVDTAGRDGLNEELIEQIERIEDEVKPDRNLLVLDAAMGQSAKSQAADFQDAIGIDGVVITKLDGTAKGGGALAAVDETDSTIAFLGSGETVKDIERFEPSGFISRLLGMGDLKQLTERVERAMQETGEDEEEWDPEQMLEGSFTLKDMRKQMETMNNMGPLDQVMDMIPGMGGGLMDQLPDDAMDVTQERMRDFDVIMDSMTEEELENPRIIGQSRTERICAGSGKPEERVRELLEQHKQMSQMLKQFQGMGDGDMERMMKQMQQGDGDMGGMGGMGPF
- the ahaH gene encoding ATP synthase archaeal subunit H — protein: MPRPEVLDRIKEAEQEADDIVAEAEEDREETIAAAREEADEIREQAREDAEASAQERLEDAREDIESEREALIEEGESAREELEQQAEGRVDEVVDYVTDLFEEAVHAQT
- a CDS encoding V-type ATP synthase subunit I — encoded protein: MLRPEKMCRVSVAGSKRVMGSVVEAVHDLDMLHVTEYDGSWDGFEPGDPDAGADEASDQLVTVRALESILDVDEDDAGPTRLVTDEALDEDLEEVRSEVNELDDRRDAIRDDLREVEDEIATMEPFVRLGIDLDLLRGYDTLAVAVGEGDAEEIEAALDESEIDDYGTFDEDGIVAVFARADEGTLQDALVGATFSALVVPEGEGDPAEYLEELNHRKQQLESKLTTVENELDELRLDYAGFLLAAEEKLSIEVQKAEAPLTFATTDNAFIAEGWIPDDEYELFEQQVGAEVGEAIDIEKLEVAEYDSDGHVHSHEEVEGEGGHEDETEDDAAFADEDDSREAVADGGHTASAGGIVTMGDPSPPVIQDNPGAAKPFEALVEVVSRPKYGEFDPTVFFFLTFPAFFGFMIGDLGYGLLYLLAGYGLYATMDSDVLKSLGGVAMWAGGFTALFGVLYGEVFGLHQLGEIVWGGHPPMHKGLQPAYANYGLAWLTIGLLAGVVHLAIGWVLDFIENLGHGLWDAVTESGSWLLMLFGLWAWVFSGANGTAPDFLYTAESGVFAGHPYALGFTGVPAFDLFTIPVIGAPFSAWLVPFFVGVVLLYLADPVEVVEFLNVLVNVLSYTRLAAVLLAKAGMAFVVNLLFFGAYEHHGEWHFLINHGPEYAIAEYGAEAIVFPGLMHSGIAGVVGGLLVLVIGHVLVLVLGVTSAGLQAVRLEYVEFFGKFFEGGGKQYNPFGYERTYTTDD
- a CDS encoding methyltransferase domain-containing protein, with translation MGVLENKARARTFYKYLSKVYDQINPFVWNEEMRDEAIDMLDLDPDDRVLDVGCGTGFATEGLLEHVDTIYGLDQSPHQLSKAFQKFGRFGRVQYHMGDAERLPFKDDSFDAVWSSGSIEYWPNPVDALEEARRITKPGGKVLIVGPDYPNSSVFQKMADAIMLFYDEEEADRMFREAGFEEFEHHIQQSMPGSPRAITTIATVPE
- a CDS encoding manganese catalase family protein; the protein is MFYHDDELQFEVEVEEPDPQFAKMLQQAIGGAEGEMRVALQYMFQAFAVPAEKAEMRQFLMETATEELGHIEMLATAVAKNLEGASDEAREAAREDAVIDEMMRSGQPRQALSSGLHAMPVDSNGVPFTGGYVVASGNLAADMYANIMAESTGRLLATRLYEFTDDPGMKDMLEYLIARDTMHQNQWHAALDALGEQRPVPNSFDQSKENQEFNYAFMSTAREERADPEQPWTQGEAPDGKGEFSYTPQQPGGGNPDLDEMIDEMYNEVN